Proteins from a single region of Ziziphus jujuba cultivar Dongzao chromosome 1, ASM3175591v1:
- the LOC107430095 gene encoding uncharacterized protein LOC107430095 isoform X4: MEKPKRQSKKRRKTRAFHTHNNNGFPNLTDSDFDSNTDFALLLAALCNLHKHSHSLSLLIRKCLTKFHASLHHILPNSPILSLLPILVSSKSAGIAYLGAEIVGAASLLSLEMNQRIAMDGETVKALVSALVHPKRRVILAACNAVLDLCTTSIGRHCLLDFSALEALIFRFLQVHMSPNSVSLCSVDSRRMTCTIIGFKGDEHPVLLLNAAINLINTCNIEQLEKIPRNLSVALLAFSKKLWAQVHSQMLLNNCMKFNQETDFYASNIKINNLAESIFRLSICADQLSIALPFEAIEMRIFGSKEAGFEDFMLNHWEASPFIMERLLGDSNDKYDIFGPFIQSLNSKESFPFFLSSMLQSMVSCLPIASDELDILSFLKEVQHKLGCPIIYQQDVRVLRMKMPLEREEHFFQFASKSCCLNDSQTFKLDDVLKCGEAYQAGYTIALRGMEFRFESIAAIADGLASLFGQPSVGVNMYLTPPNSQGLARHYDDHCVFVCQLLGTKKWKVFSKSNSQLPRLYDPIDSLHCPEAENSTAACTLFSLGEGDVLYIPRGFPHEACTNSGDGYSGFSLHLTFGIEVEPPFDFLFYTGGRDLFTLHSIIGTRTKSLIMRLTRHLVFFMIYLLIFYMLLLG, translated from the exons ATGGAGAAGCCAAAAAGACAAagcaaaaagagaagaaaaaccaGAGCTTTCCATACTCATAATAACAATGGATTCCCAAATCTAACCGACTCAGATTTCGACTCCAACACCGATTTTGCTCTTCTGCTAGCAGCTCTCTGTAATCTTCACAAACACTCTCATTCCCTCTCCTTATTAATCAGAAAATGCTTGACCAAATTCCATGCCTCTCTCCATCACATCCTACCAAACAGTCCAATTCTCTCTCTGCTACCCATCCTTGTAAGCTCCAA GAGTGCCGGAATCGCATATCTCGGTGCGGAGATTGTTGGGGCGGCCTCGCTGCTGTCGCTGGAGATGAACCAGCGGATTGCTATGGACGGTGAGACGGTAAAGGCTTTGGTCTCTGCGTTGGTGCACCCTAAGAGGAGAGTAATTCTGGCTGCTTGTAACGCTGTTTTGGATTTGTGCACCACTTCCATTGGACGTCATTGCCTGCTTGATTTCTCTGCCCTTGAGGCTCTTAT ATTTCGGTTCCTTCAGGTTCATATGTCTCCAAATTCGGTTTCTCTATGCTCTGTGGACAGCAGAAGAATGACCTGTACTATTATAGGGTTTAAGGGAGATGAACATCCAGTATTACTTCTAAATGCTGCGATTAATCTGATTAACACCTGCAACATTGAACAATTGGAAAAGATCCCAAGAAACCTCTCCGTAGCTTTATTGGCCTTTTCAAAGAAGCTGTGGGCACAAGTTCATAGTCAAATGTTACTCAACAACTGTATGAAATTCAACCAAGAGACGGACTTCTATGCTAGCAACATTAAAATTAACAATCTGGCAGAAAGCATCTTTAGGCTTTCCATTTGTGCTGATCAACTTTCCATTGCTTTGCCATTTGAGGCAATTGAGATGAGAATTTTTGGTTCTAAAGAGGCTGGTTTTGAAGATTTCATGTTAAATCATTGGGAAGCTTCTCCCTTTATCATGGAAAGGCTTTTAGGGGATTCAAATGACAAGTATGATATATTCGGCCCATTTATACAATCTTTAAACTCAAAAGaatcatttccttttttcctttcttctatgcTTCAAAGTATGGTTTCTTGCCTTCCTATTGCTTCAGATGAATTAGACATCCTAAGTTTCTTGAAGGAGGTACAGCATAAATTGGGTTGTCCTATTATCTACCAGCAGGATGTGCGGGTTTTAAGAATGAAAATGCCTTTGGAAAGAGAGGAGCATTTCTTTCAGTTCGCATCTAAATCTTGCTGCTTGAATGATTCTCAAACTTTTAAGTTGGATGATGTTTTGAAATGTGGAGAAGCATACCAAGCTGGTTATACAATTGCTTTACGTGGCATGGAGTTCCGTTTTGAGAGCATCGCAGCTATTGCAGATGGATTGGCATCTCTGTTTGGTCAACCATCGGTTGGTGTCAATATGTACTTGACACCACCAAATTCTCAGGGCTTGGCTCGTCACTATGATGACCATTGTGTGTTTGTATGCCAACTTCTTGGAACTAAGAAATGGAAAGTTTTCTCTAAATCAAACTCACAGTTACCTCGCTTGTATGATCCCATTGATAGTCTACATTGTCCCGAAGCTGAGAATTCCACTGCTGCATGCACACTTTTCTCCTTGGGGGAAGGTGATGTTTTGTATATTCCAAGAGGTTTTCCTCATGAGGCATGTACAAATAGTGGTGATGGGTATTCTGGATTTTCCTTACACCTTACATTTGGTATTGAGGTTGAGCCTCCATTTGA
- the LOC107432273 gene encoding glutaredoxin-C4 — protein sequence MATGWRIVSAIAVVAMAASIHLALPSASASSTAPEAAFIKKTISSHKIVIFSKSYCPYCRRAKAVFKELKQVPHVIELDERDDGSDIQDAMAEIIGRRTVPQVFINGKHIGGSDDTVEAYESGELAKLLGIAAEDRNDDL from the exons ATGGCGACAGGATGGAGGATCGTATCGGCGATTGCTGTAGTAGCAATGGCGGCGTCTATACATTTGGCACTACCATCAGCATCAGCATCTTCGACAGCTCCTGAGGCCGCCTTCATCAAGAAAACCATCTCTTCCCACAAGATCGTCATTTTCTCCAAGTCTTATTGCcc ATATTGTAGAAGGGCAAAAGCTGTTTTCAAAGAGTTGAAACAAGTACCACATGTTATTGAGCTTGATGAGAGAG ATGATGGGAGTGATATTCAAGATGCCATGGCGGAGATTATTGGAAGGCGTACTGTGCCCCAAGTTTTCATAAATGGAAAGCACATTGGAGGTTCTGATG ATACCGTTGAAGCATATGAAAGTGGAGAACTGGCTAAGCTTCTGGGCATTGCAGCAGAGGACAGGAATGATGATCTCTGA
- the LOC107430572 gene encoding sodium transporter HKT1: MQYLCTTCSLILKLSNSLSKSIRFLVLCCFHFLYLRVNPFIIQLFYFLSLSSLGFLLLIAFNPRTDSFRPRNFDFFFTSVSAATVSSMSTVEMEVFSNTQLIILTILIFIGGEVFTSMVGLFLRQFKLKQTGDKVVSVPNLIEQIEMGLQVRDPKSKNLNLETKVPDHCPIETILDSKLLMYHSIKYLGFVVLGYFLVVQVLGVAMVSIYLALASNARNILKNKGLKMMTFSIFTTVSTFASCGFVPTNENMMVFSKNSGLLLILIPQVLMGNTLFPSCLRFLIWVLGKLNIKKEESKFLLENSAGIGYLHLLSSLHSSLLVGSVFGFIFIQFVLFCFIEWNSESLSRLSSHEKLIGSLFQTVNTRHTGETIVDLSIISPAILVLFIVMMYLPPYTSFLPIKENEKNPEKSERRKKTRGKIMENLIFSQLSYLVIFIILVCITERKKLKQDPLNFNALNIALEVISAYGNVGFTTGYSCKRQLNPNIDCKDKWFGFSGKWSDEGKMILIVVMFFGRLKKFNMNGGRAWILL, translated from the exons ATGCAATATCTATGTACTACTTGTTCGTTGATTCTTAAGCTAAGTAATAGCCTCAGCAAATCGATACGTTTCCTAGTGTTATGTTGTTTCCATTTCCTCTACCTCAGAGTCAACCCATTTATCATTCAactcttttattttctctcaCTCTCCTCTCTTGGTTTCCTTCTTCTCATTGCTTTCAATCCCAGAACAGATTCGTTTAGGCCTAGGAACTTCGATTTTTTCTTCACCTCTGTGTCAGCTGCAACGGTCTCGAGTATGTCCACCGTCGAGATGGAGGTTTTCTCCAATACCCAACTCATCATCCTAACCATTTTGATCTTCATAGGTGGGGAGGTTTTCACTTCCATGGTTGGTCTTTTCCTCAGGCAGTTCAAACTCAAGCAAACTGGGGATAAAGTTGTTTCTGTACCCAATCTCATCGAACAAATCGAGATGGGTCTGCAGGTTCGAGATCCCAAGTCTAAAAACCTGAATTTGGAAACCAAGGTTCCTGATCATTGCCCAATTGAAACAATATTAGATAGCAAGTTGTTGATGTACCATTCAATAAAGTATTTGGGTTTTGTGGTTTTGGGTTATTTTCTAGTGGTTCAAGTTCTTGGGGTGGCAATGGTTTCCATATATCTAGCCCTAGCTTCAAACGCAAGAAACATCCTGAAAAACAAGGGATTGAAGATGATGACCTTCTCGATATTCACCACAGTTTCGACCTTCGCGAGTTGTGGTTTTGTCCCAACAAATGAAAACATGATGGTTTTCAGCAAGAACTCAGGCCTTCTCTTAATCCTCATTCCTCAAGTCCTTATGGGGAACACATTATTTCCCTCATGCTTAAGATTTTTGATATGGGTTTTGGGGAAACTTAATattaagaaagaagaatccaaatTCCTGCTGGAGAATTCAGCGGGGATTGGATATTTGCACTTGCTTTCTAGCCTGCATTCTTCACTTTTGGTAGGTAGTGTGTTTGGGTTCATCTTCATACAGTTTGTATTGTTTTGCTTCATTGAGTGGAATTCAGAATCTTTAAGTAGACTGAGTTCTCATGAGAAACTCATTGGCTCTTTGTTCCAAACTGTGAATACAAGACATACCGGTGAAACTATTGTGGACCTCTCAATAATTTCTCCGGCCATCTTGGTGCTGTTCATCGTCATGAT GTACCTTCCTCCTTACACTTCTTTCCTCCCAATCAAAGAAAATGAGAAGAATCCAGAGAAGAGTGAAAGGAGAAAGAAGACAAGGGGAAAGATTATGGAGAATCTCATATTCTCACAGCTATCTTATTTAgtcatcttcatcattcttgTGTGCATAACTGAGCGAAAAAAGTTGAAACAAGATCCTCTCAATTTCAATGCTCTAAACATTGCTCTTGAAGTTATTAG TGCATATGGAAATGTAGGATTTACGACAGGATACAGCTGCAAACGACAATTGAATCCTAATATTGACTGCAAAGATAAATGGTTTGGATTTTCGGGAAAATGGAGTGATGAAGGAAAGATGATCCTCATAGTGGTTATGTTTTTTGGACGATTAAAGAAATTCAATATGAATGGAGGCAGAGCATGGATACTATTGTAA
- the LOC107431416 gene encoding probable inactive purple acid phosphatase 28 isoform X1 codes for MESATQKWTYSILYLAFLYAILYLLHTFFLHKLLVGNQPLRLKKNPDLPLRFRSDGTFKILQVADLHYGNGAVTRCRDVLESEFQYCSDLNSTRFLKTMLEAEKPDFIAFTVGDNIFGSSATDAAESLFRAFGPAMESGLPWAAVLGNHDQESTMNREELMFFLSLMDYSVSQPNPPAEESSNHHKRGRNKNIDGFGNYNLEVYGASGSHLANSSILNLFFLDSGDRETVQGIRTYGWIKESQLRWLRGFAQVFQGQKQDLNHSHDALIPTTPPALLFFHIPIPEIRQLYYQKVVGQLQEAVACSMVNSGVLQTLVSMRDVKAAFIGHDHTNDFCGNLDGIWFCYGGGFGYHGYGKAGWPRRARVISLELGKGEKDWTGVQRIKTWKRLDDEKLSKIDEQVLWESQPSA; via the exons ATGGAATCTGCAACTCAAAAATGGACCTACTCTATTCTCTACTTGGCATTCCTCTATGCTATTCTCTACCTCCTCCATACCTTTTTCCTTCACAAGTTGCTCGTTGGCAACCAACCCTTACGCCTCAAGAAGAACCCAGATCTTCCCCTTCGTTTTCGCTCCGACGGTACCTTCAAAATCCTTCAG GTGGCCGATTTGCATTATGGGAACGGAGCCGTGACTCGGTGCCGAGACGTGTTGGAGTCTGAGTTTCAGTATTGCTCTGATCTTAACTCGACCCGGTTCTTGAAAACAATGTTGGAAGCTGAAAAGCCTGATTTCATTGCTTTTACAG taGGAGATAATATATTTGGATCGAGCGCTACTGATGCAGCTGAATCCCTATTCAGAGCATTTGGTCCTGCTATGGAATCTGGACTCCCGTGGGCAGCGGTTTTAGGAAACCATGACCAAGAATCTACAATGAATCGTGAAGAATTAATGTTCTTCCTCTCCCTTATGGATTATTCCGTCTCACAACCCAATCCACCAGCTGAAGAATCCTCCAATCATcataaaagaggaagaaacaaAAACATTGATGGCTTTGGCAATTATAATCTGGAAGTGTATGGTGCCTCAGGTTCCCATTTGGCAAACAGCAGCATCCTCAATCTTTTCTTTCTTGACAGTGGAGACAGGGAGACTGTCCAAGGAATCCGAACATATGGATGGATCAAGGAATCTCAACTTCGCTGGCTTCGTGGCTTTGCTCAAGTATTTCAG GGCCAAAAGCAGGATCTCAATCATTCACATGATGCTCTGATTCCAACCACCCCACCAGCACTTCTGTTTTTCCATATTCCAATCCCAGAAATTAGGCAGCTGTACTACCAAAAGGTTGTTGGTCAGCTTCAGGAGGCCGTGGCATGTTCCATGGTGAATTCAGGAGTCTTACAGACCCTTGTCTCCATGAGAGATGTGAAAGCTGCATTCATCGGCCATGATCACACCAATGATTTTTGTGGAAATTTAGATGGGATATGGTTCTGTTATGGTGGGGGCTTTGGATACCATGGTTATGGAAAGGCTGGATGGCCAAGAAGAGCAAGGGTCATATCATTGGAACTTGGCAAAGGAGAAAAAGATTGGACAGGAGTACAGAGAATCAAGACATGGAAACGTCTTGACGATGAAAAATTAAGCAAGATTGATGAGCAAGTTCTGTGGGAGTCACAGCCATCAGCATGA
- the LOC107431416 gene encoding probable inactive purple acid phosphatase 28 isoform X2, with the protein MESATQKWTYSILYLAFLYAILYLLHTFFLHKLLVGNQPLRLKKNPDLPLRFRSDGTFKILQVADLHYGNGAVTRCRDVLESEFQYCSDLNSTRFLKTMLEAEKPDFIAFTGDNIFGSSATDAAESLFRAFGPAMESGLPWAAVLGNHDQESTMNREELMFFLSLMDYSVSQPNPPAEESSNHHKRGRNKNIDGFGNYNLEVYGASGSHLANSSILNLFFLDSGDRETVQGIRTYGWIKESQLRWLRGFAQVFQGQKQDLNHSHDALIPTTPPALLFFHIPIPEIRQLYYQKVVGQLQEAVACSMVNSGVLQTLVSMRDVKAAFIGHDHTNDFCGNLDGIWFCYGGGFGYHGYGKAGWPRRARVISLELGKGEKDWTGVQRIKTWKRLDDEKLSKIDEQVLWESQPSA; encoded by the exons ATGGAATCTGCAACTCAAAAATGGACCTACTCTATTCTCTACTTGGCATTCCTCTATGCTATTCTCTACCTCCTCCATACCTTTTTCCTTCACAAGTTGCTCGTTGGCAACCAACCCTTACGCCTCAAGAAGAACCCAGATCTTCCCCTTCGTTTTCGCTCCGACGGTACCTTCAAAATCCTTCAG GTGGCCGATTTGCATTATGGGAACGGAGCCGTGACTCGGTGCCGAGACGTGTTGGAGTCTGAGTTTCAGTATTGCTCTGATCTTAACTCGACCCGGTTCTTGAAAACAATGTTGGAAGCTGAAAAGCCTGATTTCATTGCTTTTACAG GAGATAATATATTTGGATCGAGCGCTACTGATGCAGCTGAATCCCTATTCAGAGCATTTGGTCCTGCTATGGAATCTGGACTCCCGTGGGCAGCGGTTTTAGGAAACCATGACCAAGAATCTACAATGAATCGTGAAGAATTAATGTTCTTCCTCTCCCTTATGGATTATTCCGTCTCACAACCCAATCCACCAGCTGAAGAATCCTCCAATCATcataaaagaggaagaaacaaAAACATTGATGGCTTTGGCAATTATAATCTGGAAGTGTATGGTGCCTCAGGTTCCCATTTGGCAAACAGCAGCATCCTCAATCTTTTCTTTCTTGACAGTGGAGACAGGGAGACTGTCCAAGGAATCCGAACATATGGATGGATCAAGGAATCTCAACTTCGCTGGCTTCGTGGCTTTGCTCAAGTATTTCAG GGCCAAAAGCAGGATCTCAATCATTCACATGATGCTCTGATTCCAACCACCCCACCAGCACTTCTGTTTTTCCATATTCCAATCCCAGAAATTAGGCAGCTGTACTACCAAAAGGTTGTTGGTCAGCTTCAGGAGGCCGTGGCATGTTCCATGGTGAATTCAGGAGTCTTACAGACCCTTGTCTCCATGAGAGATGTGAAAGCTGCATTCATCGGCCATGATCACACCAATGATTTTTGTGGAAATTTAGATGGGATATGGTTCTGTTATGGTGGGGGCTTTGGATACCATGGTTATGGAAAGGCTGGATGGCCAAGAAGAGCAAGGGTCATATCATTGGAACTTGGCAAAGGAGAAAAAGATTGGACAGGAGTACAGAGAATCAAGACATGGAAACGTCTTGACGATGAAAAATTAAGCAAGATTGATGAGCAAGTTCTGTGGGAGTCACAGCCATCAGCATGA
- the LOC107430478 gene encoding protein At-4/1 isoform X2 encodes MEIQLLKSKSDTEVRKFQALEVTCNSLKQENERLTKLYTESLNNLANELEYRSSCKSLKEELKRMSDEYFSKKDEHGKAMESLKQEYSTKIRDLEAQIRGLLIEKATSEATINHLRLDLAAHKSHIQDLATRLDQVHMNMESKYNLEIQDLKDCLTIEQEEKNDLNKKLRDLEKELLISRSKLGEKQPDSTSDWHVETIKIEIIKLRRENEILKQKLLHSKAG; translated from the exons ATGGAGATCCAATTGCTGAAATCAAAGTCCGATACCGAAGTGAGGAAGTTTCAAGCTCTTGAAGTCACTTGCAACAGTCTGAAACAAG AAAATGAGAGATTGACGAAACTGTATACAGAATCTTTGAACAATCTAGCTAATGAG CTGGAATACCGTTCTTCATGCAAGAGCTTGAAAGAGGAATTAAAGAGAATGAGTGATGAATACTTCAGTAAGAAAGAT GAGCATGGAAAGGCTATGGAATCGCTTAAGCAAGAATATAGTACCAAGATTAGGGACTTGGAAGCTCAAATTAG AGGCTTACTAATCGAAAAGGCAACAAGTGAAGCAACAATCAATCATCTTCGCCTCGATTTAGCAGCACATAAATCCCACATTCAAGATCTAGCAACCAGGTTGGATCAAGTCCATATGAATATGGAATCAAAAT ATAATCTTGAGATTCAGGATTTGAAGGACTGTCTCACAATTGAACAGGAGGAGAAAAATGACTTGAATAAAAAGCTTCGAGATTTGGAAAAGGAAT TGCTGATTAGCAGATCAAAACTTGGTGAGAAGCAACCAGATTCAACTTCGGACTGGCATGTTGAAACAATTAAAATAGAGATTATAAAGCTAAGGAGGGAGAATGAGATCTTAAAGCAGAAGCTTCTGCATTCAAAGGCAGGCTAG
- the LOC107430478 gene encoding protein At-4/1 isoform X1, which yields MIKEKMAATANDETDSLLLTFDQIYENFKSGVMEIQLLKSKSDTEVRKFQALEVTCNSLKQENERLTKLYTESLNNLANELEYRSSCKSLKEELKRMSDEYFSKKDEHGKAMESLKQEYSTKIRDLEAQIRGLLIEKATSEATINHLRLDLAAHKSHIQDLATRLDQVHMNMESKYNLEIQDLKDCLTIEQEEKNDLNKKLRDLEKELLISRSKLGEKQPDSTSDWHVETIKIEIIKLRRENEILKQKLLHSKAG from the exons ATGATAAAAGAGAAGATGGCGGCAACCGCTAACGACGAAACGGACAGTCTGCTTCTCACTTTCGATCAGATCTACGAG AATTTCAAGAGCGGCGTGATGGAGATCCAATTGCTGAAATCAAAGTCCGATACCGAAGTGAGGAAGTTTCAAGCTCTTGAAGTCACTTGCAACAGTCTGAAACAAG AAAATGAGAGATTGACGAAACTGTATACAGAATCTTTGAACAATCTAGCTAATGAG CTGGAATACCGTTCTTCATGCAAGAGCTTGAAAGAGGAATTAAAGAGAATGAGTGATGAATACTTCAGTAAGAAAGAT GAGCATGGAAAGGCTATGGAATCGCTTAAGCAAGAATATAGTACCAAGATTAGGGACTTGGAAGCTCAAATTAG AGGCTTACTAATCGAAAAGGCAACAAGTGAAGCAACAATCAATCATCTTCGCCTCGATTTAGCAGCACATAAATCCCACATTCAAGATCTAGCAACCAGGTTGGATCAAGTCCATATGAATATGGAATCAAAAT ATAATCTTGAGATTCAGGATTTGAAGGACTGTCTCACAATTGAACAGGAGGAGAAAAATGACTTGAATAAAAAGCTTCGAGATTTGGAAAAGGAAT TGCTGATTAGCAGATCAAAACTTGGTGAGAAGCAACCAGATTCAACTTCGGACTGGCATGTTGAAACAATTAAAATAGAGATTATAAAGCTAAGGAGGGAGAATGAGATCTTAAAGCAGAAGCTTCTGCATTCAAAGGCAGGCTAG